The window TCCAATGTCCAATCAGTCGAGCTAGCCGCCTTTCGATTAGAGGACGTGGCACAAGAGTGGTATAGTTCCTTATGTAGAGGCAAACCAATGGATGCAGCACCGTTGACTTGGAGTGAGTTCAATACAGCCTTTTTAGATCGATTTTTACCACTTAGTGTATGTAATGCCAGAGCCAGGGAGTTTGAGGCTTTGGTACAGACCTCGAGTATGACGGTGTTTGATTACGACATAAAATTCACATAGTTGTCTCGGTATGCACCTTATTTAGTTTCTACAAAGGAGATGAAGATACAaaggtttgtggatgggctAGTGGAGCCATTGTTTAGGGCTGTGGCATCTCGAGATTTCAATACTTACTTCGTAGTAGTGGATTGCGCTTAGTGGATTAAGATGAGGACCAGGGAGAGTAGGGTTATGAAAGATAGAGTAAAAAGGGCCAAGACAAAGGGCTATCAAGGTCGCAGGGATTTCAGTAGTGGTATTTCATCTTCTAGCCCTCAGGGCCCACAGAGGGAATCACGGTTACCCCAACGGGGGAGTGATGTGGCTAGTCTTAGCATTGGATCAGGGTAGAAAACCTTTAGTGGGGGAAGACAGCAAGATTCAAAGTAGAGTAGTCAAGTTATCAACCTTTGCAGTACTTGTGGGGTACGACATAAGGGATGATGTTTTCTTACTACAAGAGTTTGTTTCGAGTGTGGTCAACCTAGACATATTAGGAGGAATTGCCCGATGACTCATCAATCACAAGGTTTTGCTCGCGACTCCACCCAATCAGCTTTGTATGCTCCTTCAGTTGTCGCCCCATCCGATCGGAAGGCTAGTGGATCAAGAGGTAGAGGTGTTGTCACTTCCTCTCAGGGCAGGCCTTCTGGGTTTGGAGGTCAGAGTTTCACCGGTAGAGGTTAAGCGAGGGTATATGCTTTAACACCCCACGAGGCCCAAACATCCAATGTAGTGGTCTCAGGTACTCTTTCTGTTTGTAATATGAACGCTCGAGTATTGtttgatcctggtgctacccactcttttatttctccatGCTTTGCAACTCGTTTGGGTAAAGATTGTGTTGGGAGAGAagaacaattagtggtgtctactcctttaaaggaggtatTTATGGCcgaatgggaatatgagtcctgtgtagttagagtcaaggacaaggacactttggtgaatctagtggtgttagacaccttagactttgatgtgatcttgggAATGGATTGGCTATCACCCTACCATGCCAGTGTggattgttatcataaattggttagatttgattttctctGTGAAcaatcatttagtattcaagGGGATAAGAGTAATGCttcaaccaatttgatatcgatCATGTCTACCAGAAGGTTGTTAAGACAAGGTTGTTTAGGTTACTTAGCTATGGTAAGGGATACTCAGGCGAAGGTTGGAGATATAAGCCAAGTGTTAGAGGTGAATGAGTTCATGGATCTATTTCTTGAGGAACTACCAGGTTTGCCTCCCGAAcgagagattgaattttgcatagatttgattcttgacactagacctatatccataccctcatatagaatggcaccgACGGAGCTTAAGGAACTTAAGGATCAGTTGGAGGATTTGTTAGATAAAGGCTTAATTAGCCCCAGCGTCTCACCACGGGGAGCACCGGtgttatttgtaaagaaaaaagatgggtcacttagaTTATGTATTGACTACCGACAACTTAATAAGGTAATagtgaagaataagtacccCCTTCGaagaatagatgatttatttgatcaactacaaggagcacaatgtttttctaagatagatctgcgatctgggtaccatcagttAAGGATCCAGAATGACGATATACCCAAGATcgcatttcgaacaagatataggcactatgagttcttggtgatgtcatttgggcttACGAATGCACTTgcagcctttatggatttgatgaatcGAGTGTTCAAGCCCaatttggataagtttgtggtggtgtttattgaCGACATCTTGATTTACTCGAGGAGTAGAGAGGAACACgagcagcatcttaagatagttCTCCAAACTTGGAGAGAACAtcgattgtatgccaagttctccaagtgtgagttctGGCTTGAAAGCATTGCATTCTTAGGACATGTGGTATACAAAGATGGGGTACAAGTCGATCCAAAGAATGTCGAGGCAGTGGAAaagtggccaaggccaacatcagttacagagattagaagctttttgggtttggctggctattatcgttgttttgtgaaggacttctccaaaatagtcaCCCCTCTGACTAAGTAGACAcgtaaagatacaaaatttgagtggtcagatgcttgtgaggatagctttgagaagcttaaggcatgtctcaccacagctccAATATTAAGCCTACTGCAAGGCAGAAGGAGTTATACAgtattttgtgatgcatcaCGGGTTGGTTTAGgatgtgtattaatgcagcaTGGGAAAGTGATCGCATATGCATCAagacaacttaaaaggcatgagcaaaATTACCCCGCACATGATTTGGAGATGGCAGCAATCATGTtcgccttaaagatttggagacattacttgtatggtgagacttgtgagatatatacggatcacaaaagcttgaagtatatatttcagcaaaGGGATCTTAACTTGTGGCAAAGTAagtggatggagttgctaaaggattatgattgtattATTCTTTACCATCCCAGTAAGGCAAATGTGGTGGCGGATGCCTTAAGTCAAAAATTAATGGGGAGTCTAGCACATATCTCTACAAACAGGAGACCTTTGATTAAAGAGATGTatagcttgggagacatgGGTGTTCATTTAGAAGTTTCAAAGGCAAAtgcattgctagcacattttagagtgagggCTATCTTAATAGACTAGATCaaagaagcacaaagtaaagatgagttcgTAGCTAAGGCCTTAGAGAACCTTCAAGGAAAtatgtttactaaaggcacagATAAAGTATTAAGGTATGGaaccagactttatgtgcccACTAGTGATTGATTGAGGAGAAAAATATCGAAAGAAGCGCACATGGCAGCCTATGTAGTACATCTAGGGACTataaagatgtatcaagatttgaggGAGGTGTATTGGTAGGAAGGACTCAAGaaagatgtagctgagtttgCCTCCAAGTGCCTGGTTTGTCAACAAGTGAAGGCAAAACATCAAAGGCTCGCGGGACTACTACAGCCATTACTAGTGCTcgaatggaagtgggagcataTTGCAATGGACTTTGTAACGGGTTTGCCTCAAACTAGTGGGGGCTATGACTCGATCTGGGTCGTAGTGGATCGATTAACGAAATCAGCTCATTTTCTTTCGGTTAAAACTACATACAAGACCGCCCAGTACACCCAGCTTTATGTAGACGAGATAATACGGCTGCATAACattcccgtttctatagtatctgatAGGGGGCCACAATTCACCATTAGGTTTTGGGAAAAGTTACAGAAAGCGTTAGGCACTAAATGGGATTTTAGCACAGCTTTCCACTCGTAAACCGATGGCCAGTCTGAACGAACGATACAAACattggaagatatgttgagggcttgtgtgatAAACCTTGGGGTCAAGTGGGATCgatatctacccttagtggagtttgcctacaacaacagTTTCCAAACTAGTATCcaaaatggcaccatttgaagcattatatggatggagatgtaggtcacccattggatggctaAAGGTGGGAAAAAGGAAACTCTTGGGGCCTAAGTTGGTGCATGACCCCACCGAGAAGATACATATGATTTGACAGAAGATGTTGtcagcacaaagtagacagaAATCATATGCTAATAATAGACAGAGAGACGTGGAGTTTCAGGTAGAggatcatgtatttttgaaggTCTAACCAACAaaaggggtaatgaggttcgacaagaaaggaaaattgagCCCTCAGTATATAGGACccttcgagatcttagaaagggttggaCCAGTAGCATATCGGTTAGCATTATCGCCAGGCCTTTCAAATATTCACcccgtgtttcatgtgtcAATGCTTAGGAAGTATAACCCGGATCCATCTcatgtaatacggtatgaGACCATCCAATTAAAAGATGATTTGACCTATAAGGAGCAACCGGTAGCTATCCTTGATCGGCAAGTCAAAAAGCTCCgttcaaaggatgtagcctcaGTGAAAGTGTTATGGCGAAACCATACTAGTGAAGAGGTAACGTGGGAAACCGAAGACGAGATGCGGGCAAAGTATCCACACCTCTTTAATGTATAGAGGTAAGCTACCTTATATTTGGATTTAAGATTGAGGACcgaatttcttttagtgggggagaatgtgagatcTCG is drawn from Theobroma cacao cultivar B97-61/B2 chromosome 4, Criollo_cocoa_genome_V2, whole genome shotgun sequence and contains these coding sequences:
- the LOC108661549 gene encoding uncharacterized protein LOC108661549; translation: MRFDKKGKLSPQYIGPFEILERVGPVAYRLALSPGLSNIHPVFHVSMLRKYNPDPSHVIRYETIQLKDDLTYKEQPVAILDRQVKKLRSKDVASVKVLWRNHTSEEVTWETEDEMRAKYPHLFNV